Sequence from the Cuniculiplasma divulgatum genome:
GCACGGGAAGAGCATTACATTGTGATATCTGGAAGCGGCAGGGCGCGGATCGCTGACCGGGAAATCCCCATAAATCCAGGGGACATCATTTCCAAGCCAACCGGGCCGGATCTTTCTACACAGATCCTTGCCGCACATGATTCCCCCGTAAGGATTCTGGACATTGAGATCTGGTCAGATCCATCCAGAAACGACAAGGATGTAGTCGTTTACCCGGATCACAGGGAAATCTGCCTTTTCGGCGGGGGATGGCACAATACGCTGCCACTGGATTCATTGATGGACGCCGGAGACACCATGCAGCATTATGAAACCGGATACGTGAGGAAAGCCGATGGGACATGGTCTCCAGCAGTTATCCCGGGCACAAAGGCAAGGGAAGAGGCGGGAATTCAGTAAGGAAAAATTTCAACTTCACATTCACCAATGATCATTTCGGCATAGCATGGGGAAACAGTAACCATAATTCTATTCGCTTAAGAAAACTTATATTCCTCATTCTAATTCAGCGAGAGCATATCAAGATCCCGGAGATGATGAATCATCAGGGTTTCAGGATCTTGCCAATCAACAGGTGAAAGTATTGAAAATGCCTAAAGTAATCAAGATGTACTGCCCTTCCTGCAAGAAGCATACGCCTCACGATGTGGAAAGAGTCAGGAAAAAGAAAGCCAGTGAGTTCAGGGCAGGACAGAGGAGATTCCGCAGAGCCACATCAGGATACGGAGGTTTTCCAAGGCCAAAGTATGAGGGCCGGGAAAAGCCAACCAAGA
This genomic interval carries:
- a CDS encoding 50S ribosomal protein L44e, producing the protein MKMPKVIKMYCPSCKKHTPHDVERVRKKKASEFRAGQRRFRRATSGYGGFPRPKYEGREKPTKRLALRFRCQTCKKAITPPSFRAKKLEIVEVQ